The segment CAGATATTATTCCATGCGGAAGATAACCTGAGCTCCGTATTGAGGTCGTAGAGTAAATACAAGCAAAGGAGCATGAGTATAAGAAGGTGAAGTCACAAAAGAAAATTTTtgcagaatcatagccaaaactgaTTTTGCTTCCAACGCCGCAAAATTCTGACCCACACATATAGTTGGACCTGCACCAAAGGGCATGAATGCCATTGGATGCTTTGCAGCCTTTGCAATTCCTTCATTGAATCGCCCTGGGTTGAAATCATTGGCATCGTCTCCCCACAAAGCAGGATCATGGTGAATTGCCAGGATGGGAATCTCAAGTTGAGTGCCTGCTGGAATTGAGAGCCTTCCAAGTTTCATTGGCTCACGTGCCATTCGCAACATACGCAATACAGGTGGATAAAGTCTTAAGACCTCATTTATGATCATTCCCACCTACAAAACATTCATACAATATTTTATGAGACATTCAAAATACTGCAATTGAATCCGAATCTCAGTCCTGATTTTATTAAAGCCAGCAAATGGCCCTTACCCTAATTTATTATTTTACTAATTTCAAAATGCTTTGTGGTTTCCCTTACAGTTTTGAGGCGACTTAAGCTGTCTGCATCCGGGTAAGTGTTTTTTCCACATACTTCCATCACTTCTCTGCGACCTCGCTCTTGCCAATCTTGATGTATGCCCAACAGTATTATACTCCATGTCAACAGTACTGATGTGGTTTCATGACCAGCAAGGTAGAAAGTCTTGCATTCATCAATGATTTCCTCTGTACTCAGGCTTCCATTACTTTTTACATTGACTCTCCCCTGCTCCTTGCTCTCAGACATCATCAAACCAAGCAGATCGGCACCATATCCACCTGATTTTTCTGTTATATCAGTCCTTTCCCTGGCATCTATAATTTGTCTTAAGGATCTTCTTATTTCTTTCTCCACAATCCAACGTTGCCTATTCTTCGCAGTAGGAAGAAACCTGATGAAAAGAGTTACTCTCAGACATTATGTATCAATTTAAGAAATCAAAGGAAGTTATAGATCTGAATAAACCCTCTTAAATTATCCAAGAACACTATTAAATGCAAATAAGTCTTTAGAGACAGGCATTTGAGATGGTATGATATACTTGGAAAATCAGTGGAACTCTCAACTGTGAGACAACTTTTGGGAAACCTCTCATTTAAAAAAGACACACACAATTTAAAGTTGACAATTGTACTCTCAGAAAACTAAAGTTTGTCACCTGAACCCTGGAATATAAACACTACGACGTGCGTCAACTGCAAGGATCGTCTGTTTGGTCTGCATTTCAAAGATATGCTTTCCCTCTGTAAAACTGCTTCCAAATGCTGTGCGGGAAATAACATCTGCCGTGAGGTCGTGGAACTCCTTTTGCACATCAATTTCCGATGCACCTGACAATATCAATTTACTCCATCCATCCAACATATTGGCACCGCTTTTAACAATAGTTGGAATCATCCCCTGCAATTAAAGAAATAATATAACTGAAGTATATAAGTTTCGGATTATCTGATTATAGATATCTTCTaataaaaatctgaaaataaatatcaaaatagaGAAGTATTTGCAAAATAATATGAATAGATTCTAACagagaaggtttttttttttttcagtcatGTGTCTGAACAGATTATTAATATTCAAAAGCACCAGCCAAGGCAACTCAATTCAAGAGAGCAAGGTCTCCTATCCAGTAGTAAGTAATTTAATCATAACATTAATTTTTctactttgaattttttttttgtcttcagGAATCAACTGTGTGGGTTTTTAATAAAAAACCTCTCACAGTTGATTCCTGAAACCATGTTGATTGTAGAAATCATATATCTACATGGTCACTATTGTTAAAAAATTTAAGTAGTTACTCGGTCTCCCATGTATCTCTTTTTGACTGCTGAAAAACACCAGACAGAATCTTCCCTCTGCTAAGATATGACCAGGGTCTTGCATTGACATTAACCCTTCATTAAAGGTATACCAAAACAGGGCAGTGGCGGCATCCTGGAAGCATCACTGGCTTAATTCTTCATCAGAGACGAACAAACTGGATTacagttttattttatttaagatattCGGCCTTAAGTAACAAGATTGAAGTCTAGAAGCTTCTTAAAATCAGCTGGGACGAGAATCAGGGTTCAAACTCTCAACAATTCTTGTTTTGACgcccaaatgcaaaattttgcaatGGAGCTATATTTTGCAGGGCAATATTTGGTCATGGGATGCTTGGGGATCTACATAACCTGGAGATTAAACCTAATCAGGGGAATCAGTCTGGCTCTCTGTAAATGTTAAAGGTCCAATGCACAGCTCCTACATACTTGAAAAGAGGGCTTTATCCTTCTTGATTGGGTGTCTGCCCAACAATCAACCCTAATGAAATTTTCAGACAATTGATATGCAAAGTAGATCTAGGTTTATTTATCTCTAAGAACTTGATAGATTTCTCTCTAAACTGGATCAGTTTGGTCCTATTTTAGGATATAAATAGAGACATTCAGTGCCTTACCTTCAAGAGATCCATATGGAAAGCAGGATTGATGATTCTCCTGTGCTGAGCCCATTTCTCACCTTTCAAACCCACAAGTCCCTTTCCCAACAGTTGTCTTCCAAGGGGATTAGCGGGAGGCTTTGGATAGTTGCCAAATTTAGTGGACAATATCTCCTTAATAAGCTCGGGGTGGGGAACAACCAACATGGCATTCGGCCCAAACCAGTAAATAAAATCCTGACCTATACATCACATATAACAAGTTTAATTAATCAATAGGGTCTTCAGAATCCTGCATCTTATCCTTAATCGGCAGCAAAACAATTAATGGTACTAGGCAGAAATTCTAATAATATGATTAATGAAACACCAGATACTTTAAAAAATGCAGAATACAAGTGTACCATATTTTCTGCTGCACTGATGTAAATAGGGAAAAACTCGAGGGAATATGTCATGTGAGAGTGTCATGGGTTTGGACTTCTGCTCATCGGTCATTCTTGTTATATCTGGTAAATTCCCATAGAATAGCCTGTATGGAGGGCCACTGATTCCTTGAGCTTCAAAGAACTTTTTCATTTGCAGAGGCTTCCACCATATCGTTGTTGCAATCTTGAGCAGAAACCAAACTAAACCAGCACAAAAGGCTGCCAAACCCCAAAATACCCACTCCATATTCCAGACGTGACCAAAACCCACTAATTATTTGGTTCTGAAAGCCCAAATGTAGGTTCCTTCTGTTCTTGTTATATTTACatttgcaaattttgagatagATGTTACACTAATTCTTCCGACAATATGCCCGCGTTTATCGCTGGTCAAAGGTAAAAGGTAGCAAACCGATAAGATGGGTAAATGAAAAAAGATCATCTACTTTGACACGACTCCCGAGTACGTTTATAAGAGTTAAAAATATTGTAAGAGTGTGACATGGCTTtctttcttacattttttttttttgttttaatgatGCATTGATCTATTAGAATAAAATAAGGGGATAGATAAATTTGTCACTTATTTACTTTAAATTAATAAATGCTtttgtaataaataattaattttgtttttgtttaaatttaaaaCAATATTTAAAACTATCAAACAATTTATTTCAATaactataattattatttttattattatattgtattaatacattaaataaaatttaattttgagaaattaTTAGTAATTGTCATaagcaatactattgcattcactcaATTCCAActaatcaattagtttgcaccaatcaaatgTGATTATATCTACGCTATGATTGGTTTTAAAAAATTGGTgtctattttaaataattttttatattttttattatttataatattgtaaataaaatattttttctaaatagatatataaattttaataatttttttatctcaaaatatagataatataatttgatttagtttaaattaaattaaatgaaaaattaaatacatatttttattaaaaaactcttaattattatatgtattctttataaatgtattttatataTCTTTTCGAAATCATTCaatttttaatactttttgaaaattataaattttaattttttttaatatatataaaataatacaataactttaaattaaaaatttcaatatttttcatcaagttattcaaaaaatgtctattttcattttgataatttttaataattatataattgagaccaattataattaatattacataaacatgaagaataatataatattacactatcaattaataattaaatttaaaattaattttatttttataattataattataaaaatatatatattttcactatacaagtgaatttaaataattctaattttagtcaaacatatgtttatatagattcattatagctaagttatatatgggccacaacttttccaattggaaatgtctacCGAAGGTATATTTTATGCCACTTTGCGTCTAATTACCAAAAACAAtttcgatgtttcaacaactcttactctcataaatatttttttttaaatgtaaaaaatacccttttatagatctattaatggattttctaaaatatgatgcagtagagaaaagaatctatgtcaagatgatatttgttcgatgtttcaacaactcctactctcataaataatttttttttaaatgtaaaaattacccttttataaatctattaatggattttctaaaatatgatgcagtagagaaaagaatctatgtcaagatgatataattcttttctaatttggataaatagttAAGAAAAAAAGTGGTGGAAATTGGAACGAGTTATATtttagcacacacaacttttcaacttttaaaatagacaaagaaatataaattttattaaacaTTTCCTTTATagaagtgtgacacaactttgtacttttactcataaataaattattttttctgtcatcaatgttgcctgcccaatcaacatcagtataaacttttaaatcaaaataatttcctttctgatatactaagccataatcctcagtgccttttaagtatctaaaaattattttgattgctgtcatgtgtgtttccttaggatctgcagagaatcttgcaactatacttactgcatgtgctatgtctggtctgttgtatATTACATAAATGTATTCATACTgatatattttaaaataacaatgattcaaaaatataataattaaaattagacacatttttattacaattcaaaaatataaataaattaaaaattaaaagaaatatttttattacaatactatgacaacaatacttgccactatgtgacacttgttaTAAATAGAAAATCTCGAATTGAATTTAACCATCTCAAATAGAAAACTTTATTTTTAGCGACCACATATAACATCGAAAGATGAGCTCCTAAAATTTAGACAAAATGAGGCATCAATAAATGATAATTTAAGCTATAGGTTTTACCCTTAATTTTATGTAATGACTTTATTGGTCTCtaaaaatatgaaaatttgaatatAAGTTTGGGTTTAGCTTTGTCATACTCTAGGATCATTTAGATAAATGCTACCTACTCGATATCATAATGAGTGGTTTGAAGGGGACATGTGACCAAATGTAAATGAAATAGTCTCTTAacttttgggcttctcaatttctAAAGCATCTCATACTTTCTCGAGCTATTATTGATCATTTGATACTAGATGATTGTTTTTTGTTACTCTCTTCCATATCATGATGTTAgggattgcattttcatatatgatTTGTTAGTTAGTTACATCATGTTGCACTAGGATTTCATCCCACCCATTGATTCCAAAGTTTTGTATACCTCACACAAATTTGGGAGCTCTTTGTTACATGAAGAGCATTGAAGAAGCTTCCACTTTGTGGTTGAGCGAAAAAAAGATTGGACCACATTCTCGTCTCACAGTTTGCAGATGGAGAGGAGTTTGAAGTGACTAAAGACTTCTTATTTATATAATATCAATGTACACATTTGTTGATGTAAATTTACCTTATGCTCTTATAATTGTATTATTCCTCTTTATGaaatgaatattataataaaaaattgatGTACATTATTCCTATTTATTATTCATGAAAAAATATTTTATGGTTGTTTACCTCTTTACACCTAGACACAAGATTTGACAACATTACTACATTATTCCATTTATTTGTCTAATATGCTAGTTGATTCACCTTCTCAATGTCATCAATTTGTATAATATGGCCCTTACAATTTTGAGACGATTTAAGCATTCCGCATCAGGATAATTGTTTTTTCCACATACTTGCAGCACCTCTCTGCGACCTTGCTCTTGCCAATCTTGATGTATGCCCAACAATATTATAGCCCATGTCAACAGTACTGATGTGGTTTCATGACCGGCAAAGTAGAAAGTCTTGCATTCATCAATGATTTCCTCTGTACTCAGGCTTCCATTACTTTTTGCATTGCCTCTACCCTGCTCCTTGCTCTCAGACATCATTAACCCAAGCAGATCGGCACCATATCGACCTGATTTTTCTGTTATAGCAGTCCTTTCCCTGCCATCTATAATTTTTCTTAAGGATCTTCTTATTTCTTTCTCCACATTCCAACGTTGCCTATTCTTTGCAGTAGGAAGAAACCTGGTGAAAAGAGTTACTCTCAGACATTATGTATCAATTTAAGAAATCAAAAGAAGTTATAGATCTGAATAAACCCTCTTAAATTAACCAAGAACACTACCAAATGCACATAACTCTTGAGGGCCAAAGGGATTTGAGATGGTATGATATAGTTGAAAAATCAGTGGAACTCTCAACAGAGACAAATATTGGAAAACCTCTCATTTAAAAAGGAGAGAGACAATTTAAGATTGACAATTGTACAGTCACAAACTAAAATTTGTGATCACCTGAAACCTGGAATATAAACACTATGACGTGAGTCAACTGCAAGGATCGTCTGTTTGGTCTGCATTTCAAAGATATGTTTTCCTTCTGTATAACTGCTTCCAAATGCTGTGCGGGAAATAACATCTGCTGTTAGATCGTGGAACTCCTTTTGCACATCAATTTCCGACGCACCTGACAATATCAATTTACTCCATCCATCCAATATATTGGCAACGCGTTTCAAATTGTTGGAATCATCCCCTGCAATTAAAAAAATAGTATGATTGAAGTATATAAGTTTCTGACATTCTGAATATAGATATCTTCTAATGAAATTctgaatataaatatcaaatacaGATAGGCTTTTTTTGCAGTCATGTTCTGAACAGAGTACTGCTATTCAAAAAGCACCAGCACAAAAGGCCGCCAAACCCCAAAATACCCACTCCATATTCCAGACGTGGCCAAAACACACTAATTATTTGGTTCTGAAAGCTTCAGATTTGCTGTGACTGTGTAGGCTCCTTCTGTTCTTGTTATATTTCCATTGGCAGAAATAAAATGACCTCTTTATTAGGATCAGTTTTAGACCACACagactaagcaacatattaagtatttaacacttttaaatttagaaatacaagctgtgtgtgatttaagtcatttTGTTTATTGAGGAATAGTAGATTTGACTTTCAAACACAATGTCTGCCTCACACAGGAAAATTAAAGAATTCTGTTTAATATATTGTAATAAATATAGATTATTACATTGttctattatttaaaaataaaattagaataaaGTTTTGATTTGGTTTAGTATTGGGATaagatataaattattattataatatatatatatatatatatatatatatatatatatatatatatatatatatatatatatatatatatatatatatatattatcaaatgATTTGTGTAGTGTATTGTATGAGTTTTATTATAATGTTCTAGTATTAAATTGATGAGGAATATACATGTTTCTATAAATGATAACAAATGAGAAAATgagacattacattaagctattaAGAAGAaaattcaatgcttgaaaatgataGGCAATGTTTGTAATGAAATCTAGAGAAGACAAATAAAAATATAAG is part of the Cryptomeria japonica chromosome 10, Sugi_1.0, whole genome shotgun sequence genome and harbors:
- the LOC131076918 gene encoding cytochrome P450 CYP72A616-like isoform X2, with protein sequence MFGPNAMLVVPHPELIKEILSTKFGNYPKPPANPLGRQLLGKGLVGLKGEKWAQHRRIINPAFHMDLLKGMIPTIVKSGANMLDGWSKLILSGASEIDVQKEFHDLTADVISRTAFGSSFTEGKHIFEMQTKQTILAVDARRSVYIPGFRFLPTAKNRQRWIVEKEIRRSLRQIIDARERTDITEKSGGYGADLLGLMMSESKEQGRVNVKSNGSLSTEEIIDECKTFYLAGHETTSVLLTWSIILLGIHQDWQERGRREVMEVCGKNTYPDADSLSRLKTVGMIINEVLRLYPPVLRMLRMAREPMKLGRLSIPAGTQLEIPILAIHHDPALWGDDANDFNPGRFNEGIAKAAKHPMAFMPFGAGPTICVGQNFAALEAKSVLAMILQKFSFVTSPSYTHAPLLVFTLRPQYGAQVIFRME
- the LOC131076918 gene encoding cytochrome P450 CYP72A616-like isoform X1 → MEWVFWGLAAFCAGLVWFLLKIATTIWWKPLQMKKFFEAQGISGPPYRLFYGNLPDITRMTDEQKSKPMTLSHDIFPRVFPYLHQCSRKYGQDFIYWFGPNAMLVVPHPELIKEILSTKFGNYPKPPANPLGRQLLGKGLVGLKGEKWAQHRRIINPAFHMDLLKGMIPTIVKSGANMLDGWSKLILSGASEIDVQKEFHDLTADVISRTAFGSSFTEGKHIFEMQTKQTILAVDARRSVYIPGFRFLPTAKNRQRWIVEKEIRRSLRQIIDARERTDITEKSGGYGADLLGLMMSESKEQGRVNVKSNGSLSTEEIIDECKTFYLAGHETTSVLLTWSIILLGIHQDWQERGRREVMEVCGKNTYPDADSLSRLKTVGMIINEVLRLYPPVLRMLRMAREPMKLGRLSIPAGTQLEIPILAIHHDPALWGDDANDFNPGRFNEGIAKAAKHPMAFMPFGAGPTICVGQNFAALEAKSVLAMILQKFSFVTSPSYTHAPLLVFTLRPQYGAQVIFRME
- the LOC131076910 gene encoding cytochrome P450 CYP72A616-like, producing MVEHLGYVDIFTWKDPQESPTRGIEGDQEELSWILSSRECNSLTRKDIPTRGQYLIGDDSNNLKRVANILDGWSKLILSGASEIDVQKEFHDLTADVISRTAFGSSYTEGKHIFEMQTKQTILAVDSRHSVYIPGFRFLPTAKNRQRWNVEKEIRRSLRKIIDGRERTAITEKSGRYGADLLGLMMSESKEQGRGNAKSNGSLSTEEIIDECKTFYFAGHETTSVLLTWAIILLGIHQDWQEQGRREVLQVCGKNNYPDAECLNRLKIVRAILYKLMTLRR